The nucleotide window AATATGAAGGAAAGTATGGAACTAACTCTCTGAAAGTGAAACATTTATTTCGGCAATCTGGCAGGTATGCCGGATTGGTTCCCTCTTTGCCTTTGTTCAAATTTCAATATTTTGGGCATTTTAACCTGAGATGTTCCTACACAGAAGCGTTGAGTTTGGGCCTTTGGGGCATTTTAACCTGAGATGTTCCTATACAGAAGCATGGCTAGTTATTTGGCCGAGTATGTTCCTACACAGAAGCGTTGAGTTTGGGCCTTTGGGGCATTTTAACCTGAGATGTTCCTATACAGAAGCATGGCTAGTTATTTGGCCGAGTATCCCTCTTGTCAAGTAATAACATCAAATTTGCCGCAGTTGACTATAGCACAGTCCCAAGTGTTCTTAAATTCTCATGGACCTGCCTGTCGTAAGAACTGTTTTGTTGGATCATGTGGGTTAGAATTAGATAGGTTAACAACATGAAATAAGAGTTTAGGAGGATTACTTTAATGACTTCTTCTTATACTTTTCCATTATGGCTGGAGAGTTTTGAAATGTTTTGGCAAGTGCTTACTACTACCAGAATGCACTAGCAGATTAATTAATGCATCACTTACTTCATTTTGCAGTGAACTTTCTGATGATACCGAGGAAAGTATACAACTAGGACGCCACCAACCAACGAGGCATTAGAAAACATCAGGAAGTAATGGCGGAGATTGTGATCCTTCTAGCCATTAAAAAGATTGGAATTGCCTTGGCAAAAGGAGCGGCAGACCAGGCCAGTGTGCAGTTTGCGAAGTACGGGGCACAACTACTGGAGCTACATGGTAGCATGGGTCGTGTTGCCAGGGAGCTTCGGGTAATGCATGATGTTCTTTATCAAATGGACATTCAAAACCGCAGCAATCAAGTATATGAGGGCTGGTTAGAGGAGGTGCGCAAAGTAGCACATGTGATGGAGGACATGGTGGATGAGTACTTGTATTTAGTTGGTCGAGAACATGATATAGGTTGTTGTTTCTTCCTGAAGAAATGGTCCAAAAAGCCAAGATCACTGCTTTGTTTGAATCAGATAGCTCTCAGAGTGAAGGAAATGGAGAAAGACCTTTTGCACCTGTCAGAGACAAAAAACCGTTGGGTTCCCATGATAAATAATGGGGATTCTAGCAACCTCAGTTACATTGTCAAGAGATCCCAAGATCTAGCAAACATTTCACGCTCCCTTGATGAAGAAGATCTAGTGGGGGTGGATAAAAACAGAGAAAAACTCGAGCAGTGGTTGGAAAGTGATGATCTGGAATGCTCTGTGATAGCTCTGCTTGGAATGGGTGGTCTTGGTAAAACTGCTTTAGCTGCAAATGTCTACAAGAAGGAGAGGGAGAAATTCCAGTGCTACGCCTGGGTCTCCATCTCTCAAACTTATTCTAGAGAAGATGTCTTGAAAAATATGATCAAAGAACTTTTTAAAGATAATGCCAGTGTTCTATCTAGCACTCTGGCTATGGACATCATGAGCCTTGAAGAGACACTAAAGAAATATCTGGAGCAAAGGAAGTACTTTATCATATTGGATGATGTTTGGGATCCGCAAGCATTTGATGATTTGTCAAGGATGTTTATTCATAATGATAAGGGCAGTAGAGTGATGCTCACAACAAGGGAAGCCCGCGTTGCTGCACTTGCCTCTCAAGGACGTATCTTAGCACTGGAAGCTTTACCAGAAGACAAGGCATGGGATCTCTTTTGTAAGAAAGCCTTTCCAAGAGATACAAATCATGAGTGTCCTACAGAATTGAAGCCATCATCCAAGGAAATAGTTAGCAAGTGCAAAGGCTTGCCTCTTGCTATTGTGTCAGTTGGTAGCCTCTTGTGTGTGCATGAGAAAACCGTGGAAGAATGGAGAAGAATAAATGACCAACTGAGCTGGGAGATAATTAACAATTCAAGGCTGGATCACATAAGGAATGTTTTGCATCTGAGCTTCATTTACCTCCCAACATACTTAAAAAGTTGTTTTCTGTACTGCAGCTTATTTCCAGAAGACTATCATTTTAGAAGGAAACAACTTGTACGGTTATGGACAGCAGATGGGCTCATCGGGGAGAGGGGTGAAAGCACACTAGAAGAAGTGGCAGAAGACTGCCTGAAGGAGTTGGTTGACAGAAACATTCTACAACTTGTTGAGAGGAACTCATTTGGTAGgatgaagaaattaagaatgcACGATCTCTTACGTGAGCTGGCAGTAGATTTGTGCCAGAAGAACTGTTTTGGTGTTAGTTATGAGGATGAGTGTGGGGGGTCTCTTGAGATGGATGGACGTCGGTTGGTGCTTCACAAACTAAAGAAGGATATTGAGCAGCCATTTTCCAATATGCACCAACTTCGGACTGTCATTACACTGGGTGACAGCAAGTCACCATTCAATCTACTTCCTTTGTTGTGTAATGAGTCGAGATATATGACAGTGCTTGAATTAAGTGGTCTGCCCATCAAGAAGATTCCAGATGCTATTGGGGATCTTTTTAATCTCCGCCATTTGGGTTTGCGTGGTACAAAAGTGAAGATGCTTCCGAAGTCAGTTGAGAAGCTTTCAAATCTGTTGACACTGGACCTTTATGGATCTGACATACATGAGTTACCTGGTGGGATTGTGAAACTGAAGAGGCTCAGACACTTATTTGCTGAGAGAGTAACTGATCCAGAAGGAAGAGAGTTTAAATGTCGCAGTGGTATGTACATCCCCAATGGTCTTGGAAATCTAACAAACTTGTATACATTACAAGCATTGGAAGCACAAGATGAGTCAATTAGACATTTAGGGGAGTTGAGGCAACTGAGAAGCTTGAGGTTATGGAATGTGAAGGGGATCTACTGTCAACGCATCACCGAGTCTCTAGGTCAGATGCGGTACTTGTCCTACCTATCTGTGGGTGCAGGTGATGAGAACGAAGTTCTCTTGTTGAATGTCTGCCTGCCAAGCCTGCAAAAGCTAACTTTGAGAGGACGACTAGCAGAAGGGGCGTTAGACGAATCTGCTCTCTTCCAAGCTGGTAGGGGGCTGAACTTGTATGAATTGCATCTATCTTGGTCCCAGCTGAGAGAAGACCCCCTGCCATCCCTTTCTCGGTTGTCA belongs to Triticum urartu cultivar G1812 chromosome 7, Tu2.1, whole genome shotgun sequence and includes:
- the LOC125519134 gene encoding disease resistance protein RPM1-like, whose amino-acid sequence is MAEIVILLAIKKIGIALAKGAADQASVQFAKYGAQLLELHGSMGRVARELRVMHDVLYQMDIQNRSNQVYEGWLEEVRKVAHVMEDMVDEYLYLVGREHDIGCCFFLKKWSKKPRSLLCLNQIALRVKEMEKDLLHLSETKNRWVPMINNGDSSNLSYIVKRSQDLANISRSLDEEDLVGVDKNREKLEQWLESDDLECSVIALLGMGGLGKTALAANVYKKEREKFQCYAWVSISQTYSREDVLKNMIKELFKDNASVLSSTLAMDIMSLEETLKKYLEQRKYFIILDDVWDPQAFDDLSRMFIHNDKGSRVMLTTREARVAALASQGRILALEALPEDKAWDLFCKKAFPRDTNHECPTELKPSSKEIVSKCKGLPLAIVSVGSLLCVHEKTVEEWRRINDQLSWEIINNSRLDHIRNVLHLSFIYLPTYLKSCFLYCSLFPEDYHFRRKQLVRLWTADGLIGERGESTLEEVAEDCLKELVDRNILQLVERNSFGRMKKLRMHDLLRELAVDLCQKNCFGVSYEDECGGSLEMDGRRLVLHKLKKDIEQPFSNMHQLRTVITLGDSKSPFNLLPLLCNESRYMTVLELSGLPIKKIPDAIGDLFNLRHLGLRGTKVKMLPKSVEKLSNLLTLDLYGSDIHELPGGIVKLKRLRHLFAERVTDPEGREFKCRSGMYIPNGLGNLTNLYTLQALEAQDESIRHLGELRQLRSLRLWNVKGIYCQRITESLGQMRYLSYLSVGAGDENEVLLLNVCLPSLQKLTLRGRLAEGALDESALFQAGRGLNLYELHLSWSQLREDPLPSLSRLSNLAYLDLTRAYNGEQLVFLMGCFPKLKVLYLYDMPNLNRLEIQQGAMVSLERLILANLSSMTEVPPGIKFLLPLQFLFFQEITSDFLASLGQCSAIEGKFQYTLRRR